gtggaccagcaggagccagagtctcccccacacattaaagaggaacaggaggaactgtggagcagtcaggacggagagcagcttcaagggctggaggaggctgatatcaccaagttcccattccctcctgtccctgtgaagagtgaagatgatgaagaggaagctcagtcctcacagcttcatcaaagacaaactcaacacatggaaacagaagctgattggaaggagaccagagaacctcagtcagctttaaaccctctgaaacatgattcaagacgtaagaaaacattcagctgctcacGTTGTAATAAACGATTTGGCCGGAGGGAAcatctgaagaaacacatgagaactgacacaggagagaagcctttcagctgctcagtttgtaatacATCTTTTACACGGAGAGGaaatttacagaaacacatgataatccacacaggagagaagccttttagctgctctgagtgtggtaaaGCTTTCACTGAACGTGGAACCCTGAAGAAACACATGATAACTCATTctggagaaaaacctttcagctgctcagtctgtaataAATCTTTTACACGGAGTGGAAATTTACGGTCACACATGGCAGTCCACACAGAAGAGAGaagattcagctgcagtgtttgtaacaaaagatttgtCTGGCGTTCTGAtgtcaaaacacataaatgtgttggtccgatggaaacagaagctgatggagaggactgtggaggaccagaaccagccaggaactcacatccacttttacaaccagagactgaagaccagactagcgactcttctgaacctgagactgattggaaggagaccagagaacctcagacagctttaaactctctgaaacatgatttaagacgtaagaaaacattcagctgctctgagcgTGGGAGAAATTTTGTCTTCAAATCAGATCTGAAGAAACATATGATGACTtatacaggagaaaaacctttcagctgctcagtttgtaagaaatctttttcacagagtggagatttacagaaacacatgagaactcacacaggagtaAAGCCTTTCacctgctcagtttgtaagaaatcttttacacagagtggaaatttacggtcacacatggtagtccacacaggagagaaaagattcagctgcattgtttgtaacaaaagatttgcctgGCATTCTGATGTCAAAagacataaatgtgttggtccgatggaaacagaagctgatggagaggactgtggaggaccagaaccagccaggaactcacatccacttttacaaccagagactgaagaccagactggagactcttctgatccTGAGACTGGTGACATGGACTGTTAGCCCAAGTaaaacttctcaagtatcaGACAAAAATCTTTATGTATCAACATCTAGATAGAAGACATAATATTTTGTGGTATGAAAAAGTACActcttattttaaatattttattagatattgttttgtctttgtcataTAATCAAGAAATCAGACAAATGTAACCACCCGATACTTTATAGGGCCCACAAATATATTCACTTATTTCTAAGTAATGTATGTTTgggttcatgttttaattttgtgtatAATGTTTAAGCACAATTCAGGCCCAGCAGTCTCGGAGAGGagacttttctctctgtgtcagggagacaggaagtgcagGTTGAAAGCTATCTTTAGTTTAAACAAGGGAGATGTGAGGGAGGTAGCATAGGGAAGTTAGCCTAGCATGGTGTTTCCTGTCAGGGAGAGGAGGAGTTTTCTCTTTGAATCAAAGCTGAGATGGACATATTATGAtctgtataaaactaaaaaaactcaCTTGTGCATTGCTATGCTCCAAGGTAATATGATCAGTGACACCAACATGATTAAGGTCTTTTGACATGTATAGTGTCTCCTATGCCACTAATTAGGCCATGGTAAAGCtaataaagtaaagaaatatAATCATTTGATATGACCGGTGTGGTACACCAGGACATGCTGAGTACCCTCCAGgatgaaataaagtgaaatCATTTGAAGTAAACCATCTGTTGACTAGCATGTATGTTAGTAGTTATTGTCTGGGTCACAAGGACCTAGGTGTACTTAAGAAAAGGAAGATGAGAGGACTGTTAGAAGTAAAAATATTACCACTTTAGGTCCATCTAAAGATGTAACCAACATGAGGTAACTGTGGGCGTGAATGTGTCCAACTGACACCGCCCAAAACGCTGTATAAGAAGAGAGTCATATGAAACTTAGATTCAGTTGTCTATTCGACTGACTATCGCCGGTGGTCAGTTGATGTGTCCGAGGCAGCttgattttttaaaatgtaacaaataaatcaGCATGGAGTGAATATCTGGAGTCTTCATGGTGTCCtcgcatagaaataaaatggatagaacgGCCATTGGACTGTTTGCCGTGGTCATTTGATGGGTACACAAAAAAATGgcgattgttgttagttgtccAGTGACAATATGCGTCAGTGGGGCAGTAAACTGTGTCGAAGCTCGCTGGGGAGAGAGCTTCCTGACGCAGCTCGGGTGACGTTCTTGGAGGGAATGAGGAGGAACAGTTAGACCCAGCGACAACAGGTCAGCGGACCTCTAACGTTAGACCCAACAGCAGTGAGTCAGCGGACCACTAGAGgcagtgggtcagtggaccGCTAACATTCGACCCAGTGGCAGTGGGCAGGCATGCAAACTCCTCACCTTTTGGTGAAattcttattttatttgatcTATTTCTTCCATTGTGCTGGACCATGTAGTGAGGTATGCACCAGGTTTCCTTGTTATGAGAGGCAGCTTGCAGTTTGACTACAACACCAGAGGTTTCCAAATTATTCTCTGCAATGTATGCAGCAGCCCTTTCTGGATATTTAGCAAGGTGTTTCCCAGTACTCCTGAGGCTTTGCATTACTGCTAATTAAAAGGCCTTGAATAACGCAATATCCTTTCTCCTTAGCAGTGGTGTGATTTGCACCACACCACTGCACCCCTTTTAGGGTCACTCCCTCGGTCTTGGCTTAATGTAGGTGTATTGCtgctagagatgttccgataccggctccgatactgcctaaaacgctggtgatcatatcatctatacagagatagtagtatacagctcttaaaataaaatatatgacacactggtatcggatcggtactcggtatcggccgatacgcaagttcaggtatcggaatcggtatcgggaagcaaaaaattgtATTGGACCATCTCCAATTGCTGCCTTCCTTTCCTTTGACCTTGTCACCTCCTTTTTACTTACATAAGGCAGTGTCAACTTGCAAACCTTCCTAACATTTTTTTGCAACTCAACTGACAAGGGGCTGAGAGAGCATTTTTGCCAGCCTTTGAAGTGTCCCTCCCAGCAGTGTTCTGATGCCGCCGGCCCTCCTGGTGGTCCTAAGCTGCACATGCTATGTGAAAGAGTTAATACCTGTGGGGTGGGCTCTGCAGGCTGAGATAAGCAATAGTCTCTCCCCGTCTTGCAGGGGGAAGTCCACACTGGCAAATTAGCAGCTGACGATGTTTTCCAAGGTTGATGGTAAGGTGAATTATTGGATTAATATGTTTGGTAattcagccccccccccccagctcctACAAGCTGTTGCTCAACAATAGGGTGAGTATCAGGTGCCCTAGTCTCATCAGGGGTAAGGGCCCTTTCATCAAAGGTAAATCCCATCATGTCTGACCTAATGGTTTAGAGGAACGGAATGACTGGGCGGACAATGCTGATGGTTTACCCCAGGTGGTCCTCTAATAGATTTGTTGCATACTTTGCTGTGTGCAGATAACTAGGAGTTGTAATGGCTTGCCTGTGGCCGACAAAACTCATTTCATAGTCTCTAAGGTAGAGAGGATGTTGTAACTTCCGCTTTGGACATGTTGATTCTGGTAAAGCCCCACTGTATGTGAAAGTAGGCTGCACCCTGAGATCCAGGGAAAACTTCACTTCTGGCTCGAAGGACCAAATATTGAATAGGTATTCACTTAGGACTGTATAGGTGATGGTTGCATATAGGGATGTACTGCTTGGGGAAAGAAATAATACCGATTGCCCCATTAAGTtgcaataaaaacagacatccaTGTCATTTACATAGCATAATGTCAACATTATCCAAATACTACAGTCTTACTATAACTAGAAAGGTAAAGCTAAACTAGAATTAGCATTAGTAAGCCACATGGTGATTAGATTAGCTCTGCATGAATAAAagtaccgcacatgtgtaccaccgggacacattggtacagatcggagaatatgcaggaaactttattacagatggaatactcaacacactacgcgagcttcgcctgctacggaaaccagcacctcagcctgcggtatCGCTCGATGCCACTAGCCAgtaaggggacatcctcagcggtgaaacacGGAACGAGGGCTGACgtatgagctagctaggtggaaagctaacgctagccggccacctgttccatcaatcctgcttgcaagtgtgcTAATGGAGGTGGGCTGtattaacacggactggtgcagaaatggggtgcttgtatccaactaactgctggtggagtttgcgactgttaaatgccgaccattctacattccacgcaaatttacggctgtgtttatactctgtgtttacagcccaccaagcgctaatgctagtattcgttagctgaactttacgtttcgtatgtcgtttttatatattttaaatgtgtaacaccacttgaaccacggtgaaacgttgtttcgtgtatatggatgaaatgacaataaaacacacttgagttgaatgcctcactgtctgtctgtaaacgttaggcgtggcttgggagtggactctaaagcagcgaagcaagtgcattgtgggatttggtatctttcatccacatgagccaaaaacacattttctggcttttttctgcctagaaggcaccattttctaaataaaattaatatttatactatataagtgacccaatttaaagatacatccatctttccaacggtgaaatatccctttaattaCCGACTGCGCCACTTGGTCCTCAACAGCGCAGTTGCATTATTTTACCACAAGAGGGCCCTAATATATCAGTCAACAATGTTCCAAGGCTGAAAAGAAAACTAGTAGTGCAGATGTAACCTAAGTAACTGACTGAAAACCAGTATTTCTTTATAACTTTGTAAAATACAGTTCCACAAAatttctctgtatgtgtttcctgcagatgttgagcaactgttggtggttaaagaagaggttccccctgagcagcaggagtgtagctccagtgtggaccagcaggagccagagccgCCCCCACACATTAATGTGCAACAGgtggaactgtggagcagtcaggagggagagcagattcaagggctggaggaggctgatatcaccaagttcccattcactcctgtccctgtgaagagtgaagatgatgaagagaaagctcagtcctcacagcttcatcagagacagactcaacacatggaaacagaagctgatgtagaggactgtggaggaccagaaccagccaggaacccacatccacttttacaaccagagactgaagaccagactggagactgttctgaacctgagactgatgacagtgctgattggaaggagaccagagaacctcagtcaggtttaaactctctgaaacacgATACAAGacgtaagaaaacattcagctccTTGGAGGGTGGGAGAGGATTTGGCAGCAGGACACATCTGAAGAGTCACATGATGACTCACACAGAAGAgaaaccttttagctgctcagtttgtaataaATCTTTTACACGGAGTGGACATTTACGgtcacacatgagaatccacacaggagagaagccttttagctgctctgagtgtggtagAGCTTTCACTGAACGTGGAACCTTGAAGACCCACATGATGACTCATTctggagaaaaacctttcagctgctcagtctgtaagaaatcttttgcACGGAGAGGAACTTTGCGGTCACACATGgcagtccacacaggagagaaaagattcagctgcagtgtttgtaacaaaagatttgcccAGAGTTTTGATGTCAAAACACATACATGTGTTGGTccgatggaaacagaagctgatggagaggactgtggaggaccagaaccagccaggaactcacatccacatccacttttacaaccagagactgaagaccagactggagactcttctgaacctgagactggtgacagtgctgattggaaggagaccagagaacctcagtcagctttaaactatCTGAAACATGAGTCAAGtcgtaagaaaacattcagctgctaaTAGTACTACACGGTCAACAGTGCTAACACAGCCAGCGGGATTACTCcctagttagctaaaagtactgactaaacatttgaaatagttagctaaaagtattgtCTAAACAGTTGTCTGTATTTGattctgtttcctgcagatgttgagcagctgttggtggttaaagaagaggttccccctgagcagcaggagtgtagctccagtgtggaccagcggGAGCCAGAGCCGCCCCCACACATTAATGTgcaacaggaggaactgtggagcagtcaggagggagagcagcttcaagggctggaggaggctgatatcaccaagttcccatttattcctgtccctgtgaagagtgaagatgatgaagagaaagctcagtcctcacagcttcatcaaagacaaactcaacacatggaaacagaagctgatggagaggactgtggaggaccagaaccagccaggaactcacatccacatccacttttacaaccagagactgaagaccggACTAGAGACTCTTCtgatcctgagactgatgatAGTGCTGaatggaaggagaccagagaacctcagtcagctttaaattctctgaaacatgatttaaCATGTAAGAAAggattcagctgctctgagtgtgggaaaaaAATTGGATTCAAGTCACATCTGAAGatacacatgagaactcacacaggagagaagccttttagctgctcagtctgtaagaaatcttttacacgaggtggacatttacaaaaacacatgagaatccacacaagagaaaaacctttcagctgctctgagtgtgataAAGCTTTCACCGAAAGTGGACacctgaagagacacatgagaactcatacaggagaaaaaccttttagctgctctgagtgtggtaaaGCTTTCACTGATAGTGGAACCCTGAAAAACCACATGATAACTCATTCTGgcgaaaaacctttcagctgctcagtctgtaagaaatcttttaaagagagaggaagtttacggtcacacatggcagtccacacaggagagaaaagattcagctgcagtgtttgtaacaaaagatttgcctgGCGTTCTGATGTCAAAACACATCAATGTGTTGGTcggatggaaacagaagctgatggagaggactgtggaggaccagaaccagccaggaactcacatctacatccacttttacaaccagagaccgaagaccagactggagactcttctgaacctgagactgatgacatgGAATAACGTTTGTGCCTTTAATTCcaagcaaaacttctcaagtatcaaacaaaagtCTTCATGTATCAACACCTAGATAGAAGACATTATATTGTGTGGtaggaaaaagtaaaaacattatttttgggGATATTTTACAACTTATTGATAGgattaaaacaacaacacttttggctagctcgcccctccatcctcctcatcccgttccctccccctcccttccttgCTTCCTGAAAACAGTCATGAACATGGCATGgcattgtggaagtagcctacattagaGGGCTACATTGGGATTGGGTCCCGTGGGACCCAACGCAAATCTCGCGGGAGCGGGCGGTTTTAACTTTGCTGCGGGTAGGATTGGGcggctaaaaaaaacactgcgggATCGGGATGTAGCCTGGAACCCCCCCCTCACGCCAGCAGACAccatagatatacatatatactgagtatatactgtatagcctTTCTATGAGCAGACACCAGTGTGTCTGAGCCTCCCAGGACGGGGGAGCTCCGAGGCTCTGTTCACCGTCCGCCCACTCCCTCGTCCTCGacttcttcctccccctctcgctctctcctctctcttaggggcacttttatgctagcctcaaaatagctattttgaggctagcataaaagtgtccctagcactccaattcaaaaggccatttgacccaaaaacgaaaatacggtaaatcttaaaagtggcgtcctaaatatgcttttaaatgaaagtttgactcgggtatattcacaaaaagaccctaggttgcattttggcgagttacgctttaagtaatCGTAAACACAATCAAAAGTTCTCTTTTCACAAAGCAAACATTTTGTGTGGGGTCACACTGGGGTCAATCATAGGCCCTCTTATTTATATAAACGACCTagtttgctttgctttgctttttgcACAGGATATGATAAGTGAGCAgctcagtagtgtgtgtgagagcatttcCCTTGCGTGTGTGTAAGGTAATTGGTAATAATGTCCCTGATGTCGCCTCATACAGACTCGGTCATTTCCACCAGTTGACAGTTTGTAACATAGAAACAAAATGGATTctggatcttttttttaattgtttgtagctgactttaccagctgacttctctgttATCtgctgaaacaggagacgtctcttacgttctaaaaccagcctctggagactccaccagctgacttctctattggctgtagaaacaggagacgtctcttacgttctaaaaccagcctctggagactccaccagctgacttctctattggctgtagaaacgggagacgtctcttacgttctaaaaccagcctctggagactccaccagctgacttctctattggctgttgaaacaggagacgtctttacggtctaaaaccagcctctggagactcagccagctgacttctctgttatctgttgaaacaggagacgtctcttacgttgtaaaaccagcctctggagactccaccagccgACTTCTCTACTGgttgttgaaacaggagacgtctcttatattctaaaaccagcctctggagactccaccagctcaGTCGCAGCGACA
Above is a window of Sander vitreus isolate 19-12246 chromosome 14, sanVit1, whole genome shotgun sequence DNA encoding:
- the LOC144529244 gene encoding uncharacterized protein LOC144529244, whose translation is MCKVQMLRALVEQRLTAAAEEIFGLFERTIAEYEEELCRSKEENERQRELLDAVFNPQLRFHRADVEQLLVVKEEVPPEQQECSSSVDQQEPESPPHIKEEQEELWSSQDGEQLQGLEEADITKFPFPPVPVKSEDDEEEAQSSQLHQRQTQHMETEADWKETREPQSALNPLKHDSRRKKTFSCSRCNKRFGRREHLKKHMRTDTGEKPFSCSVCNTSFTRRGNLQKHMIIHTGEKPFSCSECGKAFTERGTLKKHMITHSGEKPFSCSVCNKSFTRSGNLRSHMAVHTEERRFSCSVCNKRFVWRSDVKTHKCVGPMETEADGEDCGGPEPARNSHPLLQPETEDQTSDSSEPETDWKETREPQTALNSLKHDLRRKKTFSCSERGRNFVFKSDLKKHMMTYTGEKPFSCSVCKKSFSQSGDLQKHMRTHTGVKPFTCSVCKKSFTQSGNLRSHMVVHTGEKRFSCIVCNKRFAWHSDVKRHKCVGPMETEADGEDCGGPEPARNSHPLLQPETEDQTGDSSDPETGDMDSQFRPSSLGEETFLSVSGRQEVQEQLLVVKEEVPPEQQECSSSVDQQEPEPPPHINVQQVELWSSQEGEQIQGLEEADITKFPFTPVPVKSEDDEEKAQSSQLHQRQTQHMETEADVEDCGGPEPARNPHPLLQPETEDQTGDCSEPETDDSADWKETREPQSGLNSLKHDTRRKKTFSSLEGGRGFGSRTHLKSHMMTHTEEKPFSCSVCNKSFTRSGHLRSHMRIHTGEKPFSCSECGRAFTERGTLKTHMMTHSGEKPFSCSVCKKSFARRGTLRSHMAVHTGEKRFSCSVCNKRFAQSFDVKTHTCVGPMETEADGEDCGGPEPARNSHPHPLLQPETEDQTGDSSEPETGDSADWKETREPQSALNYLKHESSHVEQLLVVKEEVPPEQQECSSSVDQREPEPPPHINVQQEELWSSQEGEQLQGLEEADITKFPFIPVPVKSEDDEEKAQSSQLHQRQTQHMETEADGEDCGGPEPARNSHPHPLLQPETEDRTRDSSDPETDDSAEWKETREPQSALNSLKHDLTCKKGFSCSECGKKIGFKSHLKIHMRTHTGEKPFSCSVCKKSFTRGGHLQKHMRIHTREKPFSCSECDKAFTESGHLKRHMRTHTGEKPFSCSECGKAFTDSGTLKNHMITHSGEKPFSCSVCKKSFKERGSLRSHMAVHTGEKRFSCSVCNKRFAWRSDVKTHQCVGRMETEADGEDCGGPEPARNSHLHPLLQPETEDQTGDSSEPETDDMEDMIKRGKMCKVQMLRALVEQRLTAAAEEIFGLFERTIAEYEEELCRSKEENERQRELLDAVFNPQLRLHRADVQQLLVVKEEVPPEQQECSSSVDQQEPETSPHIKEEQEELWSSQEGEQLQGLDESDITKFPFTPVSVKSEDDEEKDVKLLSVDKEEVPTEQQECSSSVDQQEPESPPHIKEEQEELWSSQEREQLQGLEEADITKFPFTPVPVKSEYDEEKAQSSQLHHHHMETEADGEDCVGPEPARNAHTHPFFQPETEDQTGDSSDPEIDDSADWKETREPQSALHSMKHNSTCKKFSCSECGKRFGFKSDLKKHMRTHTGEKPFSCPECGKAFSDSGNQKKHMRTHTGEKPFSCSECGKAFFDSANLKNHMITHTGEKPFSCSVCKKSFLTSRNLRTHMRIHTGEKTFSCSECGRAFAASGHLKKHMRTHTGEKPFSCPECDKAFSDNGNLKKHMRTHTGEKPFSCPECDKAFFDNGNLKKHMITHTGEKPFSCSVCKKSFTQSGDLQKHMRVHTGEKPFSCSECDKAFTESGHLKRHMMTHTGEKPFSCSVCKKSFIQRADLQNHMVVHTGEKRFSCSVCNKSFSHSGSLRSHRRTHTGEKTFICSVCKKSFTHSENLRSHMRTHTGEKPFSCSECGRAFTESHNLKKHMVVHTGEKRFSCSVCNKRFAWCSHVKRHKCVGRMETEADGEDCGGPEPARKSHPLLQPETQD